The genomic stretch CGGCCGCTGAGGCGCAGACCCAGGCCGCTCAGCCTCTTCAGCCGATGATACGGGAGCACCCGCGCGCCCCACCCGAAACACGCTCACATTCGTCGCAATCCGCCCGTTGTACATCCCCACGGTCCGCTCCGGCGTCATCCGCAGCCCCGCTCCCAGTCCCGCATCCGGCGTGATCACCGCGAGCTTCCAGCCCGCGAATCCTCCTTCGCGCAAGCCAGCGGCCAGCTCGGCGTAGAGCGCAGCCAGCTCTCGGCGCTCGCCGATACGCTCGCCGTATGGCGGGTTGGTCGCCACCAGCCCCGGCCGCTCCGTCACGCCGTCGGTCACAGCGCCCTCCGGCGCCACCAACTCCGCGACCGCGCGCCGCTCGACCGACACGTGTCCCTCAAGTCCCGCGCGCGCCACACACGCAGCCGCGACCTCGATTGCCCGTGGGTCGACGTCGTATCCGGCCACCGGCACCATCGCAGCCAGCCCCGCCTCGCGCCGCTTCTCCGCCGCTGCGCGCACTCGCTCCCAGTCGCCGGCGTCGTGCCCCAGCCATGCCGAGAACCCCCAGCGCTCCCGAAGCAGCCCCGGCGCGATGTCGCCCGCCATCATCGCAGCCTCGATCGCCAGCGTGCCCGAGCCGCACATCGGGTCGACGAACGCCCCGCCCGCCTCGGCGATCTCGGGCCAGCCGGCCACCAGCAGCACCGCGGCGGCCAGCGTCTCTTTCATCGGCGCCGCGACCTGAACTCCGGGCTCGCGGTAGCCTCGGCGGTGCAGGGGCTCGCCGGCCAGATCGATCGAGACGGTCGCGCGATCTGCCCGCACCACCACATTCACCAGCAGATCAGGCCGCACGGTGTCCACGCTCGGGCGGATGCCGCCGCGCGCGGTGAACCGGTCGGCGATCGCGTCTTTCACGCGCACCGCCGTGAACTGCGTGTTGCGCAGGGCGGCGTTCACGCCGGTCGCGTCGACCGCGATGGTGCCGTCGGCGCGCACGTGGTCCTCCCACGGCAGCGCGCTAACAGCGGCGTAGAGCTCGTCGGCAGAGGCCGCCGAGACGCGAGCGAGCGTGAGCAGCACGCGCGAGGCCGTGCGCGACCACATGAGCGCCCGATACGCGTGCTCAAGCCGGCCGCCAAACGACACACCAGC from Coriobacteriia bacterium encodes the following:
- a CDS encoding 23S rRNA (guanine(2445)-N(2))/(guanine(2069)-N(7))-methyltransferase gives rise to the protein MADTSTLQLTGDRLEFFAPCPRGAEKFLADELRALKCRSVRPVAAGVSFGGRLEHAYRALMWSRTASRVLLTLARVSAASADELYAAVSALPWEDHVRADGTIAVDATGVNAALRNTQFTAVRVKDAIADRFTARGGIRPSVDTVRPDLLVNVVVRADRATVSIDLAGEPLHRRGYREPGVQVAAPMKETLAAAVLLVAGWPEIAEAGGAFVDPMCGSGTLAIEAAMMAGDIAPGLLRERWGFSAWLGHDAGDWERVRAAAEKRREAGLAAMVPVAGYDVDPRAIEVAAACVARAGLEGHVSVERRAVAELVAPEGAVTDGVTERPGLVATNPPYGERIGERRELAALYAELAAGLREGGFAGWKLAVITPDAGLGAGLRMTPERTVGMYNGRIATNVSVFRVGRAGAPVSSAEEAERPGSAPQRP